The following coding sequences are from one Betaproteobacteria bacterium window:
- the pdxA gene encoding 4-hydroxythreonine-4-phosphate dehydrogenase PdxA, producing the protein MGSLPRIAVTSGEPAGIGPELCLRLAGQPLPARPVVLGDRQLLAQRAAALGLAVALHDYGPEQPAPPGALEVLHVPLAAPCVAGKLDAANGPYVLALLDRALAGCTAGEFAAMATAPVHKGVINQAGVPFTGHTEYLAEKTATPLVVMMLAGETGHGPLRVALATTHLPLRAVPDAITAELLRRTLAILHADLRSKYGIADPTILVTGLNPHAGEGGYLGREEIDLIEPVLADLRARGMKLIGPLPADTLFTPPVLARGDAVLAMFHDQGLAALKYATFGRGINVTLGLPILRTSVDHGTALELAGTGKADPGSLFEAVSEAARMAARQ; encoded by the coding sequence GTGGGTTCGCTGCCGCGCATTGCGGTGACCAGCGGGGAGCCCGCCGGGATCGGTCCCGAACTGTGTCTGCGTCTGGCGGGACAGCCCCTGCCGGCGCGCCCCGTGGTTCTGGGGGACCGGCAACTCCTCGCCCAGCGCGCCGCGGCCCTCGGCCTCGCCGTGGCCCTGCACGACTATGGGCCCGAGCAGCCCGCGCCTCCGGGGGCGCTGGAAGTGCTCCACGTTCCCCTCGCCGCGCCCTGCGTCGCCGGAAAACTCGACGCCGCCAATGGCCCCTACGTCCTGGCCCTGCTCGATCGGGCGCTGGCCGGTTGTACCGCCGGCGAGTTCGCCGCCATGGCGACCGCCCCGGTGCACAAGGGCGTCATCAATCAGGCCGGCGTTCCCTTCACTGGCCACACCGAGTACCTGGCCGAGAAGACCGCCACGCCCCTGGTGGTCATGATGCTGGCCGGCGAGACCGGGCACGGCCCCCTGCGGGTGGCCCTGGCGACCACCCATCTGCCGCTGCGGGCCGTGCCGGATGCGATCACCGCCGAACTGCTGCGGCGGACCCTCGCCATCCTGCATGCCGATCTGCGCAGCAAGTACGGCATCGCCGATCCCACCATCCTGGTCACCGGCCTCAACCCCCACGCCGGGGAGGGCGGCTACCTGGGGCGCGAAGAAATCGATCTCATCGAGCCGGTGCTCGCCGATCTGCGCGCCCGGGGCATGAAACTCATCGGCCCCCTGCCGGCGGACACCCTGTTCACGCCGCCGGTGCTTGCCCGCGGCGACGCGGTTCTGGCCATGTTCCACGACCAGGGACTGGCGGCCCTCAAGTACGCCACCTTCGGCCGCGGCATCAATGTCACCCTGGGGCTGCCCATCCTGCGCACCTCCGTGGACCACGGCACGGCCCTGGAACTGGCCGGCACGGGGAAGGCCGATCCGGGCAGCCTGTTCGAAGCGGTGAGCGAAGCGGCGCGCATGGCAGCGCGGCAATGA
- a CDS encoding nucleotidyltransferase family protein — translation MHAFILAAGRGERMRPLTDHTPKPLLPAGGKPLIVWHLERLAAAGFRDVVINHAHLGSQIEAALGDGSAWGLSIRYSPEPPGALETAGGIAQALPLMGDAPFLVVNGDIWCDWDVRRAHSLAGRLAHLLMVPNPAHHASGDFGLEGERVVFAHGEGTLTYAGIGVFSPAFFQDVPLGTAMKLRPLLDDAIRQGTLTGERHGGRWVDVGTPERLIELDAELRGSAPQ, via the coding sequence ATGCACGCCTTCATCCTGGCCGCCGGACGGGGGGAGCGCATGCGCCCCCTCACCGACCATACGCCCAAACCCCTGCTGCCGGCGGGGGGCAAGCCCCTCATCGTCTGGCACCTGGAACGCCTGGCCGCCGCCGGTTTCCGCGATGTGGTGATCAACCACGCCCACCTCGGCAGCCAGATCGAGGCGGCCCTGGGGGACGGTTCGGCCTGGGGCCTTTCCATCCGCTACTCCCCGGAGCCCCCCGGTGCGCTGGAGACCGCCGGCGGCATCGCCCAGGCCCTGCCCCTGATGGGCGACGCGCCCTTCCTGGTGGTCAATGGCGACATCTGGTGCGACTGGGACGTTCGTCGTGCCCACAGCCTGGCCGGACGCCTCGCCCACCTGCTCATGGTGCCCAACCCGGCCCACCATGCCAGCGGCGACTTCGGCCTGGAGGGCGAGCGGGTCGTTTTCGCCCACGGTGAGGGAACACTCACTTACGCCGGAATCGGCGTCTTTTCACCGGCCTTCTTCCAAGACGTTCCACTCGGCACGGCAATGAAGCTGCGCCCCCTGCTCGACGACGCCATTCGCCAAGGCACCCTAACCGGGGAACGCCACGGCGGCCGCTGGGTGGACGTAGGGACACCGGAACGCCTGATTGAACTGGATGCAGAACTCCGAGGAAGTGCGCCTCAGTAA
- a CDS encoding peptidylprolyl isomerase: MNLRVLSASLILLTLVGATALPVRGAEPQEVDRIVAVVGEEVITLHELRGRLASVIAQLKQQGTPLPSDDVLEKQMLERLIVDRAQIQMARESGIRVDDSQLDMAMNRIAAGNKMTLAQFRQALEKDGITYARFREEIRDEIALTRLREREVDSKLVISDSEIDNYIANEGASGKAEQVQIGHILMRAPESASPEQLQKLRARAEQALARARAGENFAQLAAAFSDAPDALKGGDLGLRPADRLPSLYADAVGKLQPGEVSELLRSPAGFHIVKLFGRKGGAAPPPVVQTRARHILVRINEVVSEAEARRKLENLRERLVHGGDFQELARLYSQDGSAAKGGDLGWLNPGDTVPEFDKAMNALKENELSAVVQSPFGMHLIQVLERRERDMSEERRRLDARQALRERRLDEAYQDWVRQLRDRTYVENRLEDK, from the coding sequence ATGAACCTCCGAGTCCTCAGCGCCTCCCTCATCCTTCTCACCCTTGTGGGCGCCACCGCGTTGCCCGTACGCGGCGCCGAGCCCCAGGAGGTGGATCGGATCGTGGCTGTGGTGGGTGAAGAAGTGATCACCCTGCACGAACTGCGCGGGCGTCTGGCCTCGGTCATCGCCCAGCTCAAGCAGCAGGGCACGCCGTTGCCGTCCGACGATGTGCTGGAAAAGCAGATGCTGGAACGCCTCATCGTCGACCGCGCCCAGATCCAGATGGCGCGCGAGAGCGGCATTCGCGTCGACGACAGCCAGCTCGACATGGCCATGAACCGCATCGCGGCGGGAAACAAGATGACCCTCGCCCAGTTCCGCCAGGCCCTGGAGAAGGATGGCATCACCTACGCCCGATTCCGCGAGGAAATCCGCGACGAAATCGCCCTGACCCGTCTGCGGGAACGGGAAGTGGACAGCAAGCTCGTCATCTCCGACTCGGAAATCGACAACTACATCGCCAACGAGGGGGCGTCCGGCAAAGCGGAGCAGGTGCAGATCGGCCATATCCTGATGCGGGCACCGGAATCCGCCAGCCCGGAGCAGTTGCAGAAGTTGCGGGCGCGGGCCGAGCAGGCCCTGGCCCGGGCCAGGGCCGGCGAGAACTTCGCCCAGTTGGCGGCGGCCTTTTCCGACGCCCCCGATGCCCTGAAGGGCGGCGACCTGGGTCTGCGCCCCGCAGACCGTCTGCCTTCCCTGTACGCCGACGCCGTGGGCAAGTTGCAACCCGGCGAGGTCAGCGAACTGCTGCGTTCCCCCGCCGGCTTCCACATCGTCAAGCTGTTCGGCCGCAAGGGAGGCGCCGCGCCGCCTCCGGTGGTGCAGACCCGGGCGCGGCATATCCTGGTCCGCATCAACGAGGTGGTTTCCGAGGCCGAGGCCCGGCGCAAGCTGGAAAACCTGCGTGAGCGCCTGGTTCATGGCGGAGATTTCCAGGAACTGGCCCGCCTCTATTCCCAGGATGGTTCCGCCGCCAAGGGGGGCGACCTGGGTTGGCTCAACCCCGGCGACACGGTGCCCGAATTCGACAAGGCCATGAACGCCCTGAAGGAGAACGAGCTGAGCGCCGTCGTCCAGTCGCCCTTCGGCATGCATCTCATCCAGGTGCTGGAGCGACGGGAGCGGGACATGAGCGAGGAAAGACGGCGCCTCGACGCCCGTCAGGCCCTGCGCGAGCGCCGTCTGGACGAGGCCTATCAGGACTGGGTCCGCCAGTTGCGCGACCGCACCTACGTCGAAAACCGTCTGGAAGACAAATAG
- a CDS encoding DUF2892 domain-containing protein: protein MKANVGGIDKVLRIAAGLGLIAWAALGGPVWAWIGVVPLATGLMGWCPAYPLLGISTCGVKKEA, encoded by the coding sequence ATGAAAGCAAACGTTGGCGGCATCGACAAAGTCCTGCGCATCGCTGCCGGCCTCGGCCTCATCGCCTGGGCCGCGCTGGGTGGCCCGGTGTGGGCCTGGATCGGCGTCGTGCCCCTGGCCACCGGCCTGATGGGCTGGTGCCCGGCCTACCCCCTGCTCGGCATCAGCACCTGCGGCGTCAAGAAGGAGGCGTGA
- a CDS encoding phosphotransferase: MSRDQLVHDWVTSRFPGQSVSLTPASADASFRRYFRLGFPDGSTRILMDAPPDKEDCRPFVKVAGLLADADLAAPRVLDQDLEQGFLVLTDLGRVGYLEALQGNLELADPMMRPVLDVLVKWQLASQPGVLPPYDQALLRRELDLFPEWFVGRHLGHSLSGDEKTILEDTFRHLIASALAQPKVFVHRDFMPRNLMVVESEASLVPGIIDFQDAVYGPIAYDVVSLFRDAFISWEEEQEIDWVVRYWENARAAGLPVRADFAEFWRDYELMGLQRHLKVLGIFCRLKYRDGKERYIGDLPRFLGYARKVADRYLALKPLLGLLDTLEGKQDESGYTF, from the coding sequence ATGTCCCGCGACCAACTCGTTCACGACTGGGTGACCAGTCGTTTCCCCGGCCAGTCCGTCAGCCTCACCCCGGCTTCCGCCGACGCCAGCTTCCGGCGTTACTTCCGCCTCGGCTTCCCCGACGGCTCCACCCGCATCCTCATGGATGCCCCGCCGGACAAGGAAGACTGCCGCCCCTTCGTCAAGGTGGCCGGCCTGCTGGCCGACGCCGACCTTGCCGCTCCGCGCGTCCTGGACCAGGACCTGGAGCAGGGCTTTCTCGTCCTCACCGACCTGGGCCGCGTCGGTTACCTGGAAGCCCTGCAAGGCAACCTGGAACTCGCCGACCCCATGATGCGCCCGGTCCTCGACGTGCTGGTGAAATGGCAGCTTGCCTCGCAGCCCGGCGTCCTGCCGCCCTATGACCAGGCCCTGCTGCGCCGGGAACTCGATCTCTTCCCGGAGTGGTTCGTCGGCCGCCACCTGGGCCATAGCCTGAGCGGCGACGAGAAGACCATTCTGGAAGACACCTTCCGCCATCTCATCGCCTCGGCCCTCGCCCAGCCCAAGGTCTTCGTGCACCGCGACTTCATGCCCCGCAACCTCATGGTGGTGGAAAGTGAAGCCTCCCTGGTGCCCGGCATCATCGATTTCCAGGATGCCGTGTACGGCCCCATCGCCTACGACGTGGTTTCGCTCTTCCGCGACGCCTTCATTTCCTGGGAAGAGGAACAGGAAATCGACTGGGTCGTCCGCTACTGGGAAAATGCCCGTGCGGCCGGCCTGCCGGTGCGCGCGGATTTCGCCGAGTTCTGGCGCGACTACGAATTGATGGGCCTGCAAAGACATCTCAAGGTGCTGGGCATCTTCTGCCGCCTCAAGTACCGGGACGGCAAGGAGCGCTACATCGGCGACCTGCCCCGCTTCCTCGGCTACGCCCGCAAAGTCGCCGACCGCTACCTCGCCCTGAAGCCTCTCCTCGGCCTCCTCGACACCCTGGAAGGCAAGCAGGACGAAAGCGGCTACACCTTCTGA
- a CDS encoding aminopeptidase P N-terminal domain-containing protein has translation MTHAHFLARRKRLLQTIDSGVAIVPTAPEVIRNRDAHHPYRFDSYFWYLTGFPEPDAVLVLVGGQRPKSILFCREKNEEREIWDGFRYGPKAAKAAFGFDAAYPISELDKRLPQLLADRPTLWHAVGHDPAWDGRVNQALNAVRAQARAGIRAPRAIHDLRAELDALRLIKDSAETALQRRAADIASAGHARAMRACRPGMAEYELEAELTYEFRRRGADAHAYTPIVAGGANACVLHYVSNDKVLNDNTLVLIDAGCEVQGYASDITRSFPVGGRFNAAQKDVYEIVLAAQNAAFAAIAPGRHFMEAHEAALRVLTRGLVDLKLLTGDVDNLIDSKAYQRFYMHRTGHWLGLDVHDAGDYKIGNDWTPLLPGMTLTVEPGLYIRPAADIPPALAGIGIRIEDDVRVTEDGCDVYTTAPKTVAEIEEVMRHD, from the coding sequence ATGACCCACGCCCACTTTCTCGCCCGCCGCAAGCGCCTGTTGCAGACCATAGACTCCGGCGTCGCTATCGTCCCTACGGCCCCCGAGGTCATCCGCAACCGCGACGCCCACCACCCCTACCGTTTCGACAGCTATTTCTGGTATCTCACCGGCTTTCCGGAACCGGACGCGGTGCTGGTGCTGGTGGGGGGACAGCGGCCGAAATCCATTCTCTTCTGCCGCGAAAAGAACGAGGAGCGCGAAATCTGGGACGGCTTCCGCTACGGGCCCAAGGCGGCCAAGGCCGCTTTCGGCTTCGACGCCGCTTACCCCATCAGCGAACTCGACAAGCGCCTGCCGCAACTGCTGGCCGACCGCCCGACCCTGTGGCACGCCGTCGGCCACGACCCCGCCTGGGACGGCCGGGTCAACCAGGCCCTGAACGCCGTCCGCGCCCAGGCCCGGGCCGGCATCCGGGCGCCCCGGGCCATCCATGACCTGCGGGCCGAGCTCGATGCCCTGCGCCTCATCAAGGACAGTGCGGAAACCGCGCTCCAGCGCCGCGCCGCCGACATCGCCAGCGCCGGCCACGCCCGGGCCATGCGCGCCTGCCGGCCGGGCATGGCGGAGTACGAACTGGAAGCCGAGTTGACCTACGAATTCCGCCGCCGCGGCGCCGACGCCCACGCCTACACCCCCATCGTCGCCGGCGGCGCCAACGCCTGCGTGCTGCACTACGTCAGCAACGACAAGGTGCTCAACGACAACACCCTGGTCCTCATCGACGCCGGCTGCGAAGTGCAGGGCTACGCCTCGGACATCACCCGCAGCTTCCCGGTTGGTGGCCGTTTCAACGCCGCCCAGAAGGACGTTTACGAAATCGTGCTGGCGGCGCAGAACGCGGCCTTCGCCGCCATCGCCCCCGGCCGCCACTTCATGGAGGCCCACGAGGCCGCCCTGCGGGTGCTCACCCGGGGGCTCGTCGACCTGAAGCTGCTCACCGGCGACGTCGACAACCTCATCGACAGCAAGGCCTACCAGCGTTTCTACATGCACCGCACCGGCCACTGGCTGGGCCTGGACGTACACGACGCCGGCGACTACAAGATCGGCAACGACTGGACGCCCCTGCTGCCTGGCATGACGCTGACCGTCGAGCCTGGCCTCTACATCCGCCCCGCCGCCGACATCCCGCCCGCCCTGGCCGGAATCGGCATCCGCATCGAGGACGACGTGCGGGTCACCGAGGATGGCTGCGACGTCTACACCACTGCGCCCAAAACGGTGGCCGAAATCGAGGAAGTCATGCGCCATGACTGA
- a CDS encoding Fic family protein: protein MLPPAHDLESKAVLKRCIVARAALAELKQAAELIPNQSMLINTIPLLEAKDSSEIENIVTTTDKLFQHAQGDSQTDPATKEALRYRSALRRGYQSLTDRPLCTATAVDICRTLKGVTLDVRRTPGTQLINDRSGAIIYTPPEGEARLRDLLADWERFLHNTPDLDPLIRMAVGHYQFEAIHPFADGNGRTGRIINILWLIQENLLSLPILYLSRYLIARKADYYRLLLAVTSDGAWEEWTLFMLDAVADTAAWTTAKIAAIRTLSEHTAEFVRNRLPKIYSRDLIDVIFEQPYCRISDLIDKDIAQRQAASRYLKDLVALGVLREITAGREKLFLHPKLLQLLTRDGNDIVTYERSANV from the coding sequence ATGCTTCCGCCCGCCCACGATCTGGAAAGCAAGGCCGTGCTCAAGCGCTGCATCGTCGCCCGGGCGGCGCTGGCCGAACTCAAGCAGGCCGCCGAACTGATCCCCAACCAGAGCATGCTGATCAACACGATCCCGCTGCTCGAAGCCAAGGACAGCTCGGAAATCGAGAACATCGTCACCACCACCGACAAGCTTTTCCAGCACGCCCAGGGCGACAGCCAGACCGACCCGGCCACCAAGGAGGCCCTGCGCTACCGCTCTGCCTTGCGGCGCGGCTACCAGTCGCTGACCGACAGACCGCTCTGTACCGCCACGGCCGTCGACATCTGCCGCACCCTCAAGGGCGTCACCCTGGATGTCCGGCGCACCCCCGGCACACAACTGATCAACGATCGCAGCGGCGCCATCATCTACACCCCGCCTGAAGGCGAGGCGAGGCTGCGCGACCTGCTGGCCGACTGGGAACGCTTCCTGCACAACACCCCTGACCTGGACCCGCTGATCCGCATGGCGGTGGGCCACTATCAATTCGAGGCCATCCACCCCTTCGCCGACGGCAACGGACGCACCGGGCGCATCATCAACATCCTCTGGCTGATCCAGGAAAACCTGCTCAGCCTGCCCATTCTCTATCTCAGCCGCTACCTGATCGCCCGCAAGGCCGACTACTACCGCCTGCTGCTTGCCGTCACCAGCGACGGTGCCTGGGAGGAATGGACGCTCTTCATGCTCGACGCCGTGGCCGACACCGCCGCCTGGACCACGGCCAAGATTGCGGCCATCCGGACGCTCTCCGAGCACACCGCGGAATTCGTCCGCAATCGCCTGCCCAAGATTTACAGCCGCGATCTCATCGACGTCATCTTCGAGCAGCCCTATTGCCGCATCAGCGACCTGATCGACAAGGACATCGCCCAGCGGCAGGCGGCCTCGCGTTACCTGAAAGACCTCGTCGCCCTCGGCGTCCTGCGCGAAATCACGGCAGGGCGCGAAAAGCTCTTCCTGCACCCCAAGCTGCTGCAACTGCTAACCCGCGACGGCAACGACATCGTGACCTACGAACGGAGCGCCAATGTCTGA
- a CDS encoding LPS-assembly protein LptD, whose translation MPGFPRRPLAVLVCCLFAGVQLSHGAVETARAAALGGDGRAPASAGEPDFSRIELEAVTLRLERKFAVLAAKKAPDDTKGYAPVPVPGLQLDPEIEKPAKDSYPMFITADHIEGREDSTEAEGNVELRRVDTLVFSDRLEYRPVADEVEAQGNVVYQRGDDEVKGPHMRMKLSDRIGYFDDAEYRFRREVPNEFSRPVKVVQTEVSSTTTSGAPLMINVPANYGLQTTLPPRRPSDAYGRAKRIDFEGENQIRLTEATYSSCKPGETDWFAKGEEIRLDYDKEEGKATNATVLFKDIPLFYLPTATFSLNQQRKSGFLSGSFSASSKNGVDVTLPYYVNLAPNYDLTLYPRYMSKRGFQLGAEARYLDHNIHSEARGEYLPDDLLEERRRHAYQILHQQNLGQGVHLRVNLNGVSDDDYWQDFSSRLLHTSQQQLPRQAILTYAPSSWWNSSLQVLTYQTLNPDPENLVARPYFLEPQIGFSARARNLKAVDLSVYGQFSRFTHPDKVEGNRLVVYPQIAIPIVDPAYLVVPKFGLHATQYSLRDPGATVSSSQSRVVPTFTLDGSLAFERETHWFGEPRIQTLEPRLYYVYIPYRKQDKIPVFDSGIADFNFAQIFTENRYTGLDRINDANQLTAALTTRYLDATTGAERFKAMIGQRYYFEPQRTTITGETERQRNLSNFLAAFNGLVAPATYVDAAWEYDHHQSQNQRFSVGARFQPELAKVLSAGYRTTRDALGVSQVRQVDIAGQWPLAARWYAVGRFNYSLRDHQALETIGGFEYNAGCWAARFVVQRLEAIAGSPNTSVFFQLELNDFASVGSNPIGLLRRSIPGYGKINELPSTSSLLTD comes from the coding sequence ATGCCCGGATTCCCCCGTCGTCCCCTTGCCGTACTCGTGTGCTGCCTCTTTGCCGGGGTGCAGCTGAGCCATGGCGCGGTCGAAACCGCCCGGGCGGCGGCCCTGGGGGGGGATGGGAGGGCGCCGGCCAGCGCAGGGGAACCCGATTTTTCCCGCATCGAGCTCGAAGCGGTGACTCTCCGGCTGGAGCGCAAATTCGCCGTCCTGGCGGCCAAGAAGGCTCCCGATGACACCAAGGGCTATGCGCCGGTCCCCGTGCCGGGCCTGCAACTCGACCCGGAAATCGAGAAGCCGGCCAAGGACAGCTACCCCATGTTCATCACGGCCGACCATATCGAAGGGCGTGAGGATTCCACCGAGGCGGAGGGCAATGTCGAACTGCGCCGGGTCGATACCCTGGTGTTTTCCGACCGCCTCGAATACCGCCCCGTGGCGGACGAGGTCGAGGCTCAGGGCAATGTGGTGTACCAGCGCGGCGACGACGAGGTGAAGGGGCCGCACATGCGCATGAAGCTCTCGGACCGCATCGGCTACTTCGACGACGCCGAATACCGCTTCCGGCGCGAGGTACCCAACGAATTTTCCCGGCCGGTGAAAGTCGTGCAGACCGAGGTCAGCAGCACCACCACCAGCGGTGCGCCCCTCATGATCAACGTCCCGGCGAACTACGGACTGCAGACGACGCTTCCGCCGCGGCGCCCCTCGGACGCCTACGGACGGGCCAAGCGCATCGATTTCGAGGGCGAAAATCAGATCCGCCTGACGGAAGCCACCTATTCGAGCTGCAAACCCGGCGAGACCGACTGGTTCGCCAAGGGTGAGGAAATCCGCCTCGATTACGACAAGGAAGAGGGTAAGGCCACCAATGCCACGGTGCTCTTCAAGGACATTCCGCTGTTTTATTTGCCGACGGCGACCTTCAGCCTCAACCAGCAGCGCAAGTCGGGTTTCTTGTCCGGCAGTTTCTCGGCCTCGTCCAAGAACGGTGTCGACGTCACGCTGCCCTATTACGTCAATCTGGCCCCCAATTACGACCTGACCCTCTATCCCCGCTACATGAGCAAGCGGGGTTTTCAACTCGGTGCCGAAGCCCGCTACCTGGATCACAACATCCACAGCGAGGCCCGGGGGGAATATCTGCCCGACGACCTGCTCGAAGAGCGCAGGCGGCACGCCTACCAGATCCTGCATCAGCAGAATCTTGGCCAGGGCGTGCATCTGCGGGTCAACCTCAACGGCGTGTCGGACGACGACTACTGGCAGGATTTTTCCTCCCGCCTGCTCCACACCTCGCAGCAGCAGTTGCCCCGTCAGGCTATCCTGACCTACGCGCCGAGTTCCTGGTGGAACAGCTCGCTCCAGGTACTCACCTACCAGACCCTCAACCCCGATCCGGAAAATCTCGTTGCCCGCCCCTATTTCCTGGAGCCGCAAATCGGCTTCAGCGCCCGGGCGCGCAACCTCAAGGCGGTCGATCTCAGCGTCTACGGTCAGTTCTCGCGCTTCACCCATCCGGACAAGGTGGAAGGCAACCGCCTGGTGGTCTATCCCCAGATCGCCATCCCCATCGTCGATCCGGCCTATCTGGTGGTCCCCAAGTTCGGTCTGCACGCCACGCAGTACTCCCTGCGGGATCCGGGGGCCACGGTCTCGTCGAGTCAGAGCCGCGTCGTGCCGACCTTCACCCTGGACGGCTCCCTCGCCTTCGAGCGCGAGACCCACTGGTTCGGCGAACCCCGCATCCAGACCCTGGAGCCGCGCCTCTATTACGTCTATATCCCCTACCGCAAGCAGGACAAGATTCCGGTCTTCGACTCCGGTATTGCGGACTTCAATTTCGCCCAGATATTCACCGAGAACCGCTACACCGGCCTCGATCGCATCAACGACGCCAACCAGCTCACGGCAGCGCTCACCACCCGCTACCTGGACGCCACCACCGGCGCCGAGCGCTTCAAGGCCATGATCGGGCAGCGCTACTACTTCGAGCCCCAGCGCACCACCATCACCGGTGAAACCGAGCGTCAGCGCAATCTCTCCAACTTCCTCGCCGCCTTCAACGGCCTCGTCGCCCCGGCAACCTATGTCGATGCGGCCTGGGAATACGATCACCATCAGTCCCAGAACCAGCGCTTCTCCGTCGGGGCGCGCTTCCAGCCCGAATTGGCCAAGGTGCTCAGTGCCGGCTACCGAACCACCCGGGATGCCCTGGGGGTGTCCCAGGTGCGCCAGGTCGACATTGCCGGGCAATGGCCCCTGGCCGCGCGCTGGTACGCCGTGGGCCGCTTCAACTACTCCCTGCGCGACCATCAGGCCCTGGAGACCATCGGCGGGTTCGAGTACAACGCGGGCTGCTGGGCGGCCCGTTTCGTCGTTCAGCGCCTGGAGGCCATCGCCGGCTCGCCCAATACCTCCGTCTTCTTCCAGCTCGAGCTCAACGACTTCGCCAGCGTCGGTTCCAACCCCATCGGACTCCTGCGCCGCAGCATCCCGGGGTACGGCAAGATCAACGAGTTGCCTTCCACCAGTTCCCTTCTGACCGACTAG
- the rsmA gene encoding 16S rRNA (adenine(1518)-N(6)/adenine(1519)-N(6))-dimethyltransferase RsmA, which yields MKHVARRRFGQNFLVDQGVIAAIVGAIDPRPGETLVEIGPGLGALTDPLLQRLKPLHVVEIDRDLIARLKQRYQPGQLVIHEGDALAFDFAALGCELRLVGNLPYNISTPLLFHLATYAERVRDMHFMLQKEVVERMVALPGESEFGRLSVMLQFRFHLEWLIDVPPESFDPAPKVDSAVVRLIPRPAEDCRVRDAALLERVVATAFSQRRKMLRNTLKSLLDESALRALGVDPTARAEDLAVADYVRLADWLATR from the coding sequence ATGAAGCACGTCGCTCGCCGCCGCTTTGGCCAGAACTTCCTGGTGGACCAGGGCGTCATCGCCGCCATCGTCGGCGCCATCGACCCGCGCCCGGGGGAAACCCTGGTCGAAATCGGACCCGGCCTCGGGGCGCTGACCGACCCCCTGCTGCAGCGTCTGAAGCCCCTGCACGTGGTCGAAATCGACCGCGACCTCATCGCCCGCCTGAAGCAGCGCTACCAACCCGGGCAACTGGTGATCCACGAGGGCGACGCCCTGGCCTTCGACTTTGCCGCCCTGGGGTGCGAGCTGCGTCTGGTGGGCAACCTGCCCTACAACATCTCGACGCCGCTGCTCTTCCACCTGGCGACCTATGCCGAGCGGGTGCGCGACATGCACTTCATGCTGCAGAAGGAAGTCGTCGAGCGCATGGTGGCACTCCCGGGCGAGTCGGAATTCGGGCGCCTGTCGGTCATGCTCCAGTTCCGCTTCCACCTGGAGTGGCTGATCGACGTGCCGCCCGAATCCTTCGACCCGGCGCCCAAGGTCGACTCCGCCGTCGTGCGCCTCATCCCGCGACCGGCGGAAGACTGCCGCGTGCGCGACGCCGCCCTGCTGGAGCGGGTCGTCGCCACCGCCTTTTCCCAACGCCGCAAGATGCTGCGCAACACCCTCAAGAGCCTGCTGGACGAATCCGCCCTGCGGGCCCTGGGGGTCGACCCGACGGCGCGGGCCGAGGACCTGGCCGTGGCCGACTACGTTCGCCTGGCCGACTGGCTGGCCACCAGGTAG
- a CDS encoding Crp/Fnr family transcriptional regulator, translating to MAVERNALLALYPALKEVPAARLAPLFQPGAVLEIPAGRELFAERHPCRGFPLVLSGSIKVVKSSPGGREMLLYRVEPGGSCIITSSCLLGHADYNARGIAESALVLVIVPASLFAQLVAEFAAFRDFVFHLFSERIAELMQLVEEVAFARLDRRLAKLLLARGDGVLAITHQQLAEELGSVREIVSRLLKGFAAQGLVALGREQITVLDREGLQALAAV from the coding sequence AAGGAAGTTCCCGCCGCCCGGCTGGCGCCGCTTTTCCAGCCGGGAGCCGTGCTCGAAATCCCTGCCGGGCGTGAACTCTTCGCGGAACGCCACCCCTGCCGGGGCTTTCCCCTGGTGCTGTCCGGCAGCATCAAGGTGGTGAAGAGCTCGCCGGGGGGCCGCGAAATGCTGCTCTATCGCGTGGAGCCCGGGGGGTCGTGCATCATCACCTCCAGTTGCCTCCTCGGCCACGCCGATTACAACGCCCGCGGTATCGCCGAATCAGCCCTGGTGCTGGTCATCGTCCCGGCCTCCCTCTTCGCCCAACTGGTGGCGGAGTTTGCCGCGTTCCGGGATTTCGTCTTCCACCTTTTTTCCGAACGCATCGCCGAACTGATGCAACTGGTCGAGGAAGTCGCCTTCGCCCGCCTCGACCGGCGCCTGGCCAAACTGCTCCTCGCCCGGGGCGACGGCGTCCTGGCCATCACCCACCAGCAACTCGCGGAGGAACTGGGCAGCGTGCGGGAAATCGTCAGCCGCCTGCTCAAGGGCTTTGCCGCCCAGGGCCTGGTCGCCCTGGGACGGGAGCAAATCACGGTGCTCGACCGGGAAGGTTTGCAGGCCCTCGCGGCTGTGTGA